The segment ATCACTATTACGGTGATCACTCTAGCAACCACTCATACGCTGGGCATTAGCGTCGACTTTCCCACGGCTCTACTACTGTGCGTGGTGTCAGCGTTGGCGGCCTGTGGCGTTTCAGGCGTGGCAGGCGGTTCACTGATGCTGATTCCCATGGCCGCCAACCTGTTCGGTATTCCCACGGAAGTGGCCATGCAGGCGGTGGCGATTGGCTTTGTGATCAGCGTGGTACAGGACTCCACCGAAACCGCGCTCAACTCCTCTACCGATGTGCTGTTCACTGCTGCCGCTTGCCAATCGCAAGAGGCCAATCGCTCTTAATATCTCCCAGGGGAGCGGCTGCTTATAACAGCCGCCCCCTCAGCGCGCGCCTATATTAACTATTTGATGGTTTGAAAAGGCTCGCCAAACGCTCGCGCTCATCATCTTCATAGAAGCTTGGGTCATCGAATAGGTCGCGCTGGGTATCATCGAAGATCATTTCTAATGCCCCTGCACTACTTTGTACCATCGGTTCGAAGTGAGCCGTATGAGTAATCAAGGCCGTTACATGGCGGCGACGATAAATGGCGTAAATCCCCAGCAGGGTAAATACGCAGGCAATATAGATCGGCAAGCCGTGACTACCCACAGCCGTCATCAGCGACCCCGCTGCAATCGGTGCGACGGCACAGCCCGCACCGTGCATTACCAACATATCCGCTGAGCCGGAGACAATTTCATCCGGGTGAAGCTGGTCGATCAATTGCGCCACCGCCAGCGGATAGAGTGAAAACGCCAAACCGCCCCAGATAAAATACAACCCCAGCAGCACTTCATGACTAGGCGCAAAGGGCATGCCCGCGGCGATCAGCGCTGCTAATAACACTACCCAGGTCATCACACTAGGGCGGTCGTGTTTATCGGAGAAGCGCCCAATGGGTATCTGCAGCAGCGCACCGCCAATAATCGCTACACTCATCACCAGCCCGACCCCGCCAATATCAAACCCCAGCTGCGTGGCGTAGACCGGGGTCATTGACCAAAATGCGCCCATCGCCAGCCCCGATAACGCGGCGGAGGCCACCGCTAGCGGCGCAAAGCCCAGCAACGCCCGCAGGCTACTTTTGGGCCGCTCGGGGATTTTAGGCTGAACGCGACGGGTCAACGTGATAGGCAAAAGAGCCCAACTGATCAGAATGGCGATGACGACAAAGAGTAAAAAGCCTTGCGGTGATGAGAGCCGCAGTAGCTGCTGAGCCGTGGCCAGAGCACCCAAGTTGACCACCATGTAGACGGCAAAAATTCGCCCCCGCTCATGGCTGGCAGCTTGGCTGTTTAGCCAGCTCTCAATTACGGTAATCAGGGTGATAAACGAAAGCCCATAGATCACCCGTAACGGTAGCCATACCCAGGGGTTGATAAACACCAGGTGTAAAAGCGCCACCGATGCACAAATAGAGGCACAGAAGCCAAAGGTACGAATGTGCCCCATGCGCCGAATTAAGCGCCCGCTCACCCAGGTGCCGCAGATAAAGCCGACAAAGTAGCCGGACATAATCATCCCCAGCATCGCGCTGGAGAATCCCTCCCCCGTGCCACGCAGGGTTAGCAGCGTATTCAGCAAGCCGTTGCCGAGCAGCAGTAACGCCACGCTGTATAGGATCGATTTAACCGGTTTGAGCATTGCCAATGAACGCATTGCGCTTCCTCGCAGCAGCCAACCTAAAGGTCATGCATAAAGAGTGCCACTGAAAGCGCTTGTGACAATCATTGACAGGCTAACGTTCTTTATATAGAACGTTCTATAAAAGGAACACAAGATACCAGAATGGATAAGCTTTCACTCAACACCCTGGGCCAACACCTTCAAGCCCTTCGACTAGAACGGGGCTGGTCACTGTCGCAGCTGGCCAGTGAGGCGGGAATTGCCAAGTCCAACCTGTGTCGCCTGGAGCAAGGCAACGGCAATCCGACCCTGGATACCATTTGGCGGTTGGCGGTGCAGCTCAACGTGCCTTTCGGCACCCTGGTGGCGCCAATCGGCGTGCCGCTGGGCGAAGATGGCGTTCAAGTACGTTTGATTGATCAAGGCAAGGATTCCCCCCAGGTAGACGCCTACTGGGTGCGCTGCGCACCACATACAATGCGTCATGCTGAAGCCCATACACCCGGCACTCGTGAATCGCTTACGCTGATCAGCGGCTGGCTGGAAGCAGGGCCAGAGGGCGCCACCACGCAACTCACGCCCGGGGACACCTTGACCTTCCCCGCCGACCAGCCACACCTTTATCGCACCCATGCAGCGGAGGCCACTTTGATGATGACCATCACCTACGGTGCAGAAGGCCAAACACCATGAGCCAAGCTGCCAGACACTCTCCAGTCCATAGCGCTCTTCAGGGCGTGCGAGAGGCCATTCCACTACTCGGTGGCTACATTCCGGTGTCGCTGTCATTTGGCTTAGTGGCTACTCAGGCAGGCTTTAGCACCCTGGAAGCCACGGCTATTTCAGCGCTGATTTACGCCGGAGCCTCGCAGTTTCTGTTTGTCGGTATGATCGCCACCGGTGCACCGCTGTGGCTGGTGGTGGCGATGACGCTGCTGATTAACGTTCGCCATGTGGTATATGGGCCTAACTTGGCGGCGTTACTGCCGCGCAGCCGCCACTGGCCCTGGCTAATGCATGGTCTTACCGATCAGGTATTCGCCCTTGCCTTAACCCGGCTGCCGCAACTGCCTGAGGTAAAGCGTTTTAGCTGGTTTGTTGGTGCATCGCTACTGGCCTGGGGCGCCTGGATCATTGGCACCGCGGTGGGCGCTACCGCGGGTGAGGCATTTACCGCCCGCTGGCCGCTGCTGGGTGAGATTATGCCCTTCGCCCTGCCCGCGCTGTTTTTGACCATGGTGGCGCCGCGCTTTACCGACAAGCGTTGGGCAGCCGCCATGGGCTGCACCATTCTAGCGGCGCTGTGTTTAACGCTGCTCGGCTGGAGCAACGTGGCGATTCCCCTAGCTGCCGCTTGCGGCGCGCTGTGCTTTTATTCCATGCAGTTCTATTCGGTGAAATTCGCAACCTGCAGGAGGCGTGAATCATGAGCAGTGCACTTTGGTTAGCGGTAGCGGTTTCTGCGTTTGGCACGTTGCTGATGCGGGTAGTGCCGTTTTTATGGATGCAGCGCCGCCTCAACAGTGAAAGCGGCCTTAATAACATGCCCCAGTGGCTGGGTATTCTCGGCCCGCTGATGATTGCCGCCGTGCTGGGGGTGTCCATTGTGCCGGTTAACCCAAGCGCTATTTCCTGGATTGCCACCGCCATCGGGCTTTCCATCACGCTGCTGGTGTGGTCGCGGGTACGCTCACTTGGCTGGCCGGTCGCGGCCGGCGTCGCGGTATTTGGGATGGTGGAGGTAGCGGCCTTCATTTGGTAATGCTTTGCATTAGCTTTTACGTCATGCCATCATCCCGGCTCTTAAATCCGAGCCAATCGTAAAGTGACATTAATGTTAAAAGCACACACTCATCGCAAGCATGTTTTTATGAGGGTGTTGCTGTTAACGCTGACGACGCTACTGCCCCTACTGGCAGCCGCTAACATGCCGAGCAGCCCTCCGGAACCGCCACGCATTGTGACGCTTTACCAAGGGGCTACCGACAGCGCCGTAGCCCTCGGATTGACGCCTATTGGCGTGGTCGATTCATGGCTGGAAAAGCCCATGTACCGCTACCTGCGCGATGCGCTTGATAGCGTCGAGCATGTGGGACTGGAAACCCAACCCAACCTGGAAAAGATTGCCTGGCTGAATCCTGACTTGGTCATTGCCAGCGACTTTCGCCATGCGCGGATAGCGCCGCTACTCGAAGATATCGCCACTACGGTATCAGCGCCTACGGTGTTTAACTTCAAAACCACACTCACGATGGTGGCTAGTGCCACTGGCCGCGAAGCGCAGGCGAATGAGCTGCTTCAGCAATGGAATGATCGTGTCGCCGACTTTCGTCAGCAGATTGCCGCCAGGCTAGGCAGCGAGTGGCCGCAAAAAGTGGCCGTGGTACGGTTTAAAAGCGACCACGTACGCATCTATACCAGCGGCTTTGCAGGCTCGATTTTAAATGAGCTGGGCTTTGAGCAACCGGATACACTGCAAAGCCAGCGTTGGGGCATGAAACTTTCCAGTACTGAAAACATCCCGGTGCTAGATGCCGATGTTATCTTTATTCTGCTTGAGCCGGATGACCCCGCCATTGCAGATAATTACCAGCACTGGGCTTCCCACCCTCTCTGGCAACAGCTGTCAGCGGTACAAACCGGGCGCGTATTTGAAGTTGAGCCGGTCAGTTGGATGATGGGTGGTGGAATCTTAGCGGCCAACGCCATGCTGGATGATCTGTATAGCCACTTTGGGCTGTTGCAACCCGAAGCGGCACAGCATCAGGCTTGCCTGCCTCGCTCCTCTGGGCACGGGGAGCCTATTTCATGCTAAACAGTGCTGCCGCAAAAAGTATCGGCCTGCTGCTTGGCGCGCTGGTGGCGCTAGCCGCCTTTTTCGCTAGCGTGATGTTAGGCACGACTGAAATCGCCCTCTCCTCGCTGTACGGTTCGTTCGCCCACTACGACCCTACCGACATCGCCCACATCATTCTTTTAACTGAGCGCTTACCCCGTGCGGTGATTGCCGCCCTAGTGGGCGCCAGCTTAGCGATTGCCGGCGCACTGATGCAGACCATGACGCGTAACCCGCTGGCGTCGCCGGGCATTCTGGGCATCAACGCAGGCGCGATGTTTTTTGTGGTAGTGGCAGTTTCGCTATTGCCGCTGCACACACCCGCTCACTACGTTTGGGCCGCGCTATTGGGGGCACTCATTGCCGCCATACTGGTGGTGGTGCTTAGCCGCGGCCGCCACGGTGAGCTCTCCCCTCTGCGGGTCGTGCTAGCAGGCGTTGCGGTAACGGCGATGTTTGTGTCGTTCAGCCAAGGACTCTTGGTGATTGATCAGCAAAGTTTTGAAAGCGTGCTCTACTGGCTAGCAGGCTCAGTGTCGGGACGTGATCTTTCATTGGTCGCACCCTTACTACCTCTCTTTGGCGGAGCACTGCTGCTCTGCGCCCTGCTGATCCGCCACGCCAATGCACTGTTGCTGGGCGATGACATGGTCACCGGGCTCGGCATGCAGGCCACCACCATCAAGCTGCTACTTGGTTTAATTGTGATTGTGCTAGCGGGTAGCTCCGTGGCGCTGGCGGGCATGATCGGCTTTGTGGGACTGATTGTGCCCCATATGGCGCGAGGAATATTTGGCATCGACCATCGCTGGCTGCTGCCCGCCTGCGCCCTGCTAGGTGCCTGTTTGCTGCTGCTGGCCGATCTAGGCTCGCGCTTTTTAATGCCACCTCAGGAAATACCGGTCGGCGTGATGACGGCGCTGATCGGCACGCCCTTCTTTATCTATCTGGCGCGACGCAAGATGGCTGGCCAATGAGATCAGACGCAACGTTAACCCTCCATAGCGAAGCAATCAGCGACAGTAAACGCTTACTGCGTAGCCTGACGATGCTAAGTCTTTTATTGCTAGCAAGCGCCGGACTGTCGCTCTGTTTAGGCAGTTTTCCCACGCCACCTCTGCAGGTGCTAGACGCACTAACGGCCCCGCAAAACAGCGATATCGCCTTTATTATTTGGCAGCTTCGGCTGCCCCGCATTACGCTAGCGATACTGGTTGGCGCCGCCCTGGCAATAGCGGGGGCGATTCTGCAAAGCATCGTGCGCAACCCGCTGGCCTCCCCGGATGTGATCGGCATTACCAGTGGCGCAGCGCTGGCGGCGGTGGTGTTCCTATCCCTATTGAGTTCGACTCTTAGCATTCACTGGCTGCCCGTTGCGGCCATGCTGGGAGCACTGGCTTCTGCTCTGCTGGTGGTTAGTCTGGCTTGGAAAAAAGGTATTAGTCCATCGCGCATGGTGCTGGTCGGCATTGGCCTGGCGGCGGCCATGGGCGCTGGCACCACCCTGTTAATCGTTATCAGCGATGATTCTGCCGCCATGACCGCCTATGTATGGCTCACCGGCAGCCTTTATGCGGCGCAATGGGACGATGTGTGGGGTTTATTACCGTGGATAGTCGTCACGGTGCCTATCAGCCTACTCTTCTCCCGCCATGCGGATGCCATGGCGCTGGGTGATAGCGTTGCCGAAGGGCTTGGCGTGGCGATTCTACGCAGCCGGTTGGTATTGCTAGCCTGCAGCGTGGCGCTGGCTGGCGGTGCGGTGGCGTTTGCCGGTGGCTTAAGCTTTGTGGGACTCATTGCCCCCCACCTGGCCGCTAGGCTGGTGGGGCGCAATATGGCACGCTTGGTGC is part of the Halomonas alkaliantarctica genome and harbors:
- a CDS encoding MFS transporter, with the protein product MRSLAMLKPVKSILYSVALLLLGNGLLNTLLTLRGTGEGFSSAMLGMIMSGYFVGFICGTWVSGRLIRRMGHIRTFGFCASICASVALLHLVFINPWVWLPLRVIYGLSFITLITVIESWLNSQAASHERGRIFAVYMVVNLGALATAQQLLRLSSPQGFLLFVVIAILISWALLPITLTRRVQPKIPERPKSSLRALLGFAPLAVASAALSGLAMGAFWSMTPVYATQLGFDIGGVGLVMSVAIIGGALLQIPIGRFSDKHDRPSVMTWVVLLAALIAAGMPFAPSHEVLLGLYFIWGGLAFSLYPLAVAQLIDQLHPDEIVSGSADMLVMHGAGCAVAPIAAGSLMTAVGSHGLPIYIACVFTLLGIYAIYRRRHVTALITHTAHFEPMVQSSAGALEMIFDDTQRDLFDDPSFYEDDERERLASLFKPSNS
- a CDS encoding helix-turn-helix domain-containing protein; protein product: MDKLSLNTLGQHLQALRLERGWSLSQLASEAGIAKSNLCRLEQGNGNPTLDTIWRLAVQLNVPFGTLVAPIGVPLGEDGVQVRLIDQGKDSPQVDAYWVRCAPHTMRHAEAHTPGTRESLTLISGWLEAGPEGATTQLTPGDTLTFPADQPHLYRTHAAEATLMMTITYGAEGQTP
- a CDS encoding AzlC family ABC transporter permease, with protein sequence MSQAARHSPVHSALQGVREAIPLLGGYIPVSLSFGLVATQAGFSTLEATAISALIYAGASQFLFVGMIATGAPLWLVVAMTLLINVRHVVYGPNLAALLPRSRHWPWLMHGLTDQVFALALTRLPQLPEVKRFSWFVGASLLAWGAWIIGTAVGATAGEAFTARWPLLGEIMPFALPALFLTMVAPRFTDKRWAAAMGCTILAALCLTLLGWSNVAIPLAAACGALCFYSMQFYSVKFATCRRRES
- a CDS encoding AzlD domain-containing protein, producing the protein MSSALWLAVAVSAFGTLLMRVVPFLWMQRRLNSESGLNNMPQWLGILGPLMIAAVLGVSIVPVNPSAISWIATAIGLSITLLVWSRVRSLGWPVAAGVAVFGMVEVAAFIW
- a CDS encoding ABC transporter substrate-binding protein, whose protein sequence is MLKAHTHRKHVFMRVLLLTLTTLLPLLAAANMPSSPPEPPRIVTLYQGATDSAVALGLTPIGVVDSWLEKPMYRYLRDALDSVEHVGLETQPNLEKIAWLNPDLVIASDFRHARIAPLLEDIATTVSAPTVFNFKTTLTMVASATGREAQANELLQQWNDRVADFRQQIAARLGSEWPQKVAVVRFKSDHVRIYTSGFAGSILNELGFEQPDTLQSQRWGMKLSSTENIPVLDADVIFILLEPDDPAIADNYQHWASHPLWQQLSAVQTGRVFEVEPVSWMMGGGILAANAMLDDLYSHFGLLQPEAAQHQACLPRSSGHGEPISC
- a CDS encoding FecCD family ABC transporter permease, whose product is MLNSAAAKSIGLLLGALVALAAFFASVMLGTTEIALSSLYGSFAHYDPTDIAHIILLTERLPRAVIAALVGASLAIAGALMQTMTRNPLASPGILGINAGAMFFVVVAVSLLPLHTPAHYVWAALLGALIAAILVVVLSRGRHGELSPLRVVLAGVAVTAMFVSFSQGLLVIDQQSFESVLYWLAGSVSGRDLSLVAPLLPLFGGALLLCALLIRHANALLLGDDMVTGLGMQATTIKLLLGLIVIVLAGSSVALAGMIGFVGLIVPHMARGIFGIDHRWLLPACALLGACLLLLADLGSRFLMPPQEIPVGVMTALIGTPFFIYLARRKMAGQ
- a CDS encoding FecCD family ABC transporter permease, with protein sequence MRSDATLTLHSEAISDSKRLLRSLTMLSLLLLASAGLSLCLGSFPTPPLQVLDALTAPQNSDIAFIIWQLRLPRITLAILVGAALAIAGAILQSIVRNPLASPDVIGITSGAALAAVVFLSLLSSTLSIHWLPVAAMLGALASALLVVSLAWKKGISPSRMVLVGIGLAAAMGAGTTLLIVISDDSAAMTAYVWLTGSLYAAQWDDVWGLLPWIVVTVPISLLFSRHADAMALGDSVAEGLGVAILRSRLVLLACSVALAGGAVAFAGGLSFVGLIAPHLAARLVGRNMARLVPASALVGALIVLYADLLGRVAFLPKDLPAGIFVAGIGAPFFVYLLHRSRARF